A single genomic interval of Spirosoma taeanense harbors:
- a CDS encoding pyruvate carboxylase, with protein MKEYIRPIKRLLVANRGEIAIRIMRAATELGITTIAVYTYEDRYSLHRYKADEAYQIGRDEDPLKPYLDVEGIILLAKRHQVDAIHPGYGFLSENVKLARRCREEDIIFVGPSPEAMDALGDKVRAKNLATKAGVPLIPDSREENMSPEFALQEAKRIGFPVMVKAAAGGGGRGMRVVRQVEDFDKAFTEAKNEARNAFGDDTIFLEKFIEDPKHIEVQLLGDQHGNIVHLYERDCSVQRRFQKVVEVAPSFGLRQDTKQKLYDYALQLGRAVNYSNAGTVEFLVDKNENIFFIEVNPRIQVEHTITEEVTGIDIVRTQILIAMGYQLSDNGIYISHQDEVPLNGYAIQCRITTEDPANGFKPDFGTIIAYRNAAGFGIRLDEGSSYAGVKISPYFDSMIVKVSARGRTLKGATQRLTRALVEFRIRGVKTNIGFLLNVISHPIFQRGEARVSFIENHPELFNLRQPQDRSTRALNYLADVIVNGNPEVKKKDDSKIFRTPVVPPYDIFSSYPKGSRDRLKEMGRDSFVNWVKEQKCVLYTDTTFRDGHQSLLATRVRTQDLQKVAEGFAKNHPELFSMEVWGGATFDVAMRFLYESPWKRLAALREAMPNMLLQMLFRGSNAVGYSAYPDNLIEKFVEQSWETGIDVFRIFDSLNWVKAMKVSIRAVRERTDALCEAAICYTGDLLAPDQKKYTLQYYLDMARQLEDEGAHLLAIKDMAGLLKPLAADVLVRELKQVVSIPVHLHTHDTAGIQAATYLKAIDAGVDIVDCALGALSGLTSQPNFNSVVAMMQGHERECPIDLHSLNAYSNYWEDVREYYYPFESGMKAGSAEVYENEIPGGQYSNLKPQAIATGLGDKFETLKRNYVIANQLFGDIVKVTPSSKVVGDMAIFMTANNLTADDVRERGESLAFPESVKGFFKGELGQPVGGFPEDIQQVVLKDEKPITGRPNEHLKPIDFDADFTAFKTKYPQNDGFVDYLSYQMYPKVYDEYYKANQQYGDVSIIPTPAFFYGLKENEEILIEIEEGKRILVRLLFKSEPDEFGMRTITFELNGQSRQVQVRDKSSKVEKAMNAKVGKVGDVGAPLQGRLTRILVKEGDVVKKNQPLFVIEAMKMESIVAAPKEGKVSKVVLKEGITIEQDDLVIELS; from the coding sequence ATGAAGGAGTACATCCGCCCAATTAAACGCCTGCTTGTCGCCAACCGGGGCGAAATTGCCATCCGGATCATGCGGGCTGCTACCGAACTTGGCATTACCACCATTGCCGTCTACACCTACGAAGACCGCTATTCCCTGCACCGTTATAAAGCGGATGAAGCGTATCAGATCGGCCGGGACGAGGACCCGCTGAAACCTTATCTTGATGTTGAAGGCATTATTCTGCTGGCTAAACGCCACCAGGTCGATGCAATTCATCCGGGCTACGGCTTCCTGTCGGAGAACGTAAAACTGGCGCGTCGGTGCCGCGAAGAAGATATCATCTTCGTTGGACCCTCGCCGGAAGCAATGGATGCGCTGGGCGACAAAGTGCGGGCCAAGAACCTGGCGACCAAAGCCGGTGTACCGCTCATTCCTGATTCGCGCGAGGAAAACATGAGCCCCGAATTTGCGCTGCAGGAAGCAAAACGGATTGGTTTTCCGGTTATGGTAAAGGCCGCGGCCGGTGGCGGAGGCCGGGGTATGCGCGTGGTTCGGCAGGTTGAGGACTTCGATAAAGCCTTTACCGAAGCTAAAAATGAAGCCCGGAATGCCTTCGGCGACGATACCATCTTCCTAGAGAAGTTTATCGAAGACCCTAAACATATTGAGGTACAGCTCCTGGGCGACCAGCACGGCAACATCGTCCACCTCTACGAGCGCGACTGCTCCGTACAACGGCGGTTTCAGAAAGTTGTTGAGGTTGCGCCGTCGTTTGGCCTACGCCAGGATACCAAACAGAAACTCTATGATTACGCCCTGCAGCTTGGGCGGGCGGTGAACTACTCCAACGCCGGAACGGTCGAGTTTCTGGTTGATAAAAACGAGAATATCTTCTTCATCGAGGTTAACCCCCGCATTCAGGTTGAGCATACGATCACGGAAGAGGTAACGGGGATTGATATCGTCCGGACGCAGATTCTGATTGCGATGGGCTACCAGCTCTCCGATAACGGCATCTATATCAGCCACCAGGACGAAGTGCCCCTGAACGGCTACGCTATCCAGTGCCGGATCACGACTGAAGACCCCGCCAACGGCTTCAAACCGGATTTTGGGACGATCATTGCCTATCGGAACGCGGCCGGTTTTGGTATTCGTCTGGATGAGGGCAGCAGCTACGCGGGCGTAAAAATCTCGCCGTACTTCGACTCGATGATTGTCAAGGTTTCGGCGCGGGGCCGGACCCTGAAAGGCGCAACCCAGCGCCTGACGCGCGCACTGGTCGAATTCCGGATTCGGGGCGTAAAGACCAACATCGGCTTTTTGCTGAACGTAATCAGCCACCCGATTTTTCAGCGGGGCGAAGCGCGGGTATCGTTCATTGAAAACCACCCTGAACTGTTCAATCTTCGCCAGCCGCAGGACCGCTCAACCCGGGCGCTCAACTATCTGGCCGATGTTATTGTGAATGGCAATCCAGAGGTTAAGAAGAAGGACGACAGTAAGATTTTCCGTACCCCGGTTGTTCCTCCTTACGACATCTTCAGTTCCTACCCAAAGGGCAGCCGCGACCGGCTCAAAGAGATGGGCCGTGACTCGTTTGTGAACTGGGTAAAGGAGCAGAAATGCGTGCTGTACACGGATACTACCTTCCGCGACGGCCACCAGTCGCTGCTGGCAACGCGCGTCCGAACGCAGGATTTACAGAAAGTGGCCGAAGGCTTTGCCAAGAATCACCCGGAGCTGTTTTCGATGGAGGTATGGGGCGGAGCAACCTTCGACGTAGCGATGCGGTTCCTCTACGAAAGCCCGTGGAAACGGCTGGCGGCTCTGCGCGAAGCCATGCCGAACATGCTGCTGCAAATGCTGTTCCGCGGCTCCAACGCAGTTGGTTACTCGGCCTACCCCGATAACCTGATTGAAAAATTCGTTGAGCAGTCGTGGGAAACAGGTATTGATGTGTTCCGGATTTTCGACTCGCTCAACTGGGTCAAGGCCATGAAGGTTAGCATCCGGGCGGTTCGGGAGCGGACCGATGCGCTCTGCGAAGCAGCGATCTGCTATACCGGCGACCTGCTGGCCCCTGACCAGAAAAAATATACCCTCCAGTATTACCTCGATATGGCCCGCCAGCTCGAAGATGAGGGAGCGCATCTGCTGGCGATAAAAGACATGGCCGGGTTGCTGAAACCGCTTGCGGCCGATGTGCTGGTACGGGAACTGAAACAGGTAGTCAGCATTCCGGTTCACCTGCACACCCACGATACGGCAGGCATTCAGGCGGCCACGTACCTGAAAGCTATTGATGCCGGGGTCGATATTGTCGATTGCGCTCTGGGTGCTTTGTCGGGCCTGACCTCGCAGCCAAACTTCAATTCTGTAGTGGCGATGATGCAGGGCCACGAGCGCGAATGCCCCATTGACCTGCACTCGCTGAACGCCTACTCCAACTACTGGGAGGATGTTCGGGAGTATTACTATCCGTTCGAGTCGGGTATGAAGGCGGGCAGCGCCGAGGTTTACGAGAACGAAATTCCGGGCGGTCAGTACTCCAACCTCAAACCCCAGGCCATTGCAACCGGCCTGGGCGATAAGTTCGAGACGCTGAAGCGCAATTACGTTATTGCGAACCAGTTGTTCGGGGATATTGTCAAGGTAACGCCTTCTTCAAAGGTCGTTGGCGACATGGCGATCTTCATGACGGCCAACAACCTGACCGCCGACGATGTTCGGGAGCGGGGCGAATCGCTGGCGTTTCCTGAATCGGTGAAAGGCTTCTTCAAAGGGGAGCTGGGGCAACCCGTTGGCGGTTTCCCGGAAGACATCCAGCAGGTAGTTCTGAAGGACGAGAAGCCAATAACCGGCCGCCCGAACGAACACCTGAAACCAATTGATTTCGACGCTGACTTTACAGCCTTTAAAACAAAATACCCCCAGAACGACGGCTTCGTTGATTATTTGTCGTACCAGATGTACCCAAAGGTTTACGACGAATATTACAAAGCCAACCAGCAGTACGGCGATGTCAGCATCATTCCAACGCCCGCGTTCTTTTACGGTCTGAAGGAAAACGAAGAGATTCTGATCGAGATCGAAGAAGGTAAGCGGATTCTGGTGCGGCTGCTGTTCAAGTCGGAGCCCGACGAGTTCGGTATGCGCACGATTACGTTCGAGCTGAACGGTCAGAGCCGCCAGGTGCAGGTTCGGGATAAATCGTCGAAGGTCGAGAAAGCCATGAACGCCAAGGTTGGCAAAGTGGGCGATGTAGGCGCACCGCTACAGGGCCGTCTGACCCGTATTCTGGTTAAGGAAGGCGATGTGGTTAAAAAGAACCAGCCTCTGTTCGTGATCGAAGCGATGAAGATGGAAAGTATCGTAGCCGCGCCTAAAGAAGGCAAGGTCTCGAAGGTGGTGCTGAAAGAAGGCATCACCATCGAGCAGGACGACTTGGTTATCGAACTGTCGTAA
- a CDS encoding DUF4870 domain-containing protein — MENPPPIPPSSPAPVTFSDSDARMWAMITHLSALPGSFVLIGSIVLPLIIWQIQKDKSAFIDYHGKEAVNFNITMAIAAGISFILMFILIGVFLLWIVGIVWLIFTIIAAIKANNGEHYRYPLSIRFIK, encoded by the coding sequence ATGGAAAATCCGCCACCGATACCCCCCTCCTCGCCCGCTCCGGTTACGTTCAGCGACTCCGACGCACGTATGTGGGCCATGATTACGCACCTGAGCGCCCTGCCTGGTTCTTTTGTGCTGATTGGCAGCATTGTGCTCCCCCTAATCATCTGGCAGATTCAAAAAGATAAATCGGCCTTTATTGACTATCACGGCAAGGAAGCCGTCAACTTCAACATTACGATGGCCATCGCGGCTGGCATCTCGTTCATCCTGATGTTTATCCTCATTGGCGTCTTTCTGCTCTGGATCGTTGGGATCGTCTGGCTAATTTTCACAATTATCGCGGCTATCAAAGCCAACAATGGCGAACACTATCGGTACCCATTATCCATTCGCTTCATAAAATAA